A DNA window from Enterobacter cloacae subsp. cloacae ATCC 13047 contains the following coding sequences:
- the yegQ gene encoding tRNA 5-hydroxyuridine modification protein YegQ, with translation MFKPELLSPAGTLQNMRYAFAYGADAVYAGQPRYSLRVRNNEFNHENLQLGINEAHALGKKFYVVVNIAPHNAKLKTFIRDLKPVVDMGPDALIMSDPGLIMLVRENFPEMDIHLSVQANAVNWATVKFWKQMGLTRVILSRELSLDEIEEIRTQVPDMEIEIFVHGALCMAYSGRCLLSGYINKRDPNQGTCTNACRWEYNVQEGKEDDIGNIVHKHEPIPVTNVEPTLGIGAPTDSVFMIEEAKRPGEYMTAFEDEHGTYIMNSKDLRAVAHVERLTQMGVHSLKIEGRTKSYYYCARTAQVYRKAIDDAAAGKPFDTSLLETLEGLAHRGYTEGFLRRHTHDDYQNYEHGYSVSERQQFVGDFTGERKGALAAVAVKNKFTKGDSLELMTPQGNMNFTLEHLENGKGEAIEVAPGNGHTVWLPVPEEVELEFALLMRNFDGESTRNPHSK, from the coding sequence ATGTTTAAACCGGAACTCCTTTCCCCGGCGGGAACGCTGCAAAATATGCGTTACGCTTTCGCCTATGGTGCCGACGCCGTCTACGCGGGCCAGCCGCGCTACTCGCTGCGCGTGCGCAACAACGAATTCAACCACGAGAATCTGCAGCTCGGCATCAACGAAGCGCATGCCCTGGGCAAAAAATTCTACGTGGTGGTCAACATCGCGCCGCACAACGCCAAGCTGAAGACGTTCATCCGTGACCTGAAGCCGGTGGTGGATATGGGGCCGGACGCGCTGATCATGTCGGATCCGGGTTTAATCATGCTGGTTCGGGAGAACTTCCCGGAGATGGATATTCACCTCTCCGTGCAGGCTAACGCCGTGAACTGGGCGACGGTCAAATTCTGGAAACAGATGGGGCTGACCCGCGTCATTCTGTCGCGTGAACTTTCCCTCGACGAAATTGAAGAGATCCGCACCCAGGTGCCGGATATGGAAATCGAAATTTTCGTTCACGGTGCGCTGTGCATGGCCTACTCCGGGCGTTGCCTGCTCTCCGGTTACATCAACAAGCGCGACCCGAACCAGGGCACCTGCACCAACGCCTGCCGCTGGGAATATAATGTCCAGGAAGGCAAAGAGGACGATATCGGTAATATCGTCCACAAGCATGAGCCAATCCCGGTTACGAACGTTGAGCCTACGCTGGGCATCGGCGCACCAACCGACAGCGTGTTTATGATTGAAGAGGCCAAACGTCCGGGCGAGTACATGACCGCCTTTGAAGACGAGCATGGCACGTACATCATGAACTCAAAAGATCTGCGCGCCGTCGCCCACGTTGAACGCCTGACCCAGATGGGCGTGCACTCCCTGAAAATTGAGGGCCGCACCAAATCCTATTACTACTGCGCGCGTACCGCACAGGTGTACCGCAAAGCGATTGACGACGCGGCAGCCGGTAAACCGTTCGACACCAGCCTGCTGGAAACTCTGGAAGGTCTGGCGCACCGCGGCTATACCGAAGGTTTCCTGCGTCGTCATACCCATGACGACTACCAGAATTACGAGCATGGCTACTCCGTGTCCGAGCGTCAGCAGTTTGTCGGCGATTTTACCGGCGAGCGCAAAGGTGCGCTGGCCGCCGTGGCGGTGAAAAACAAGTTCACCAAAGGCGACAGCCTGGAGCTGATGACCCCGCAGGGCAACATGAACTTCACGCTGGAACACCTGGAGAACGGCAAAGGCGAAGCGATTGAGGTTGCGCCGGGCAATGGTCATACCGTCTGGCTGCCGGTACCGGAAGAGGTGGAGCTGGAGTTTGCCCTGCTGATGCGCAATTTCGACGGTGAAAGCACCCGAAATCCGCATAGTAAATAG